The genomic interval CGGTGTGGAACGGAACCTCACGCAGGCCGCCGTTTGGTATCGCAAAGCGGCTGAACAGGGCCTGGATGAGGCTCAATTCAACCTCGGCAATCTATATCTTAACGCCGCGGGCGTACCCAGGGATTTGGTCGAGGCGGTAAGATGGTATCGCCGCGCCGCTGAACAGGGCATGCCGCATGCACAGGTCAATCTCGGCTATTCCTACGAGACCGGTTCGGGTGTGACGAAAGACGCTGAAAAGGCGGTGTCGTGGTATCGCCGCGCCGCCGAGCAGAATTTTCCCCAGGCGCAATATTATCTCGGCGCCGCCTATGAGCGTGGCAGTGGCGTTGAAGAAGACCTTCCCCTCGCTGCCGCCTGGTATCAACGCGCCGCCAAGCAAGGCGTCGTGCTCGCCGTCAAACGCCTGGAGGCGCTCACGGACAAAGATATAGAGCCGGCTGTGATCGTCGCAAACAGCGCGCCGGCAGAACGGGAACCCGTGGCGCCCAAAGCGCCGGCCGTGGCGGAGCAGAAGACGCCGCCTGAGACAACGGCAGTTGAGGCTGAGGTTGAGGCTGAGGTTGAGGTTGAGGCTGAGGTTGAGGTTGAGGTTGAGGTTGAGGCTGAGGCTGAGGTTGAGGTTGAGGTTGAGGCTGAGGCTGAGGTTGAGGCTGAGGTTGAGGCTGGGGCTGAGGTTGAGGCTGAAGTAAAAGAAAACAATCCGGTTGAAAGCGCACCGACACCCGAGCCTGAAGCGCCGAGCGCCGCCGCAACGGCAGCGCAAACAGCGACGGCGGCAGCGCCAGCAGGTGACATGCCGACAAACAACCAGACCGCGACCGCA from Pseudomonadota bacterium carries:
- a CDS encoding SPOR domain-containing protein, which gives rise to MTSSRAFARILTLCAVLLAGIFSTPPAHAEFDEGVQAYLAQDYEAALAAWRPLADKGNAEAQFGIGLCYENGRGVERNLTQAAVWYRKAAEQGLDEAQFNLGNLYLNAAGVPRDLVEAVRWYRRAAEQGMPHAQVNLGYSYETGSGVTKDAEKAVSWYRRAAEQNFPQAQYYLGAAYERGSGVEEDLPLAAAWYQRAAKQGVVLAVKRLEALTDKDIEPAVIVANSAPAEREPVAPKAPAVAEQKTPPETTAVEAEVEAEVEVEAEVEVEVEVEAEAEVEVEVEAEAEVEAEVEAGAEVEAEVKENNPVESAPTPEPEAPSAAATAAQTATAAAPAGDMPTNNQTATASGAAPTTARAGERVESLSGSFRLRLASYRQPANAEKGWRILSTKYNDLLASFNYAVAEVDLGADKGIYHRLEAGPAGSLNEAQELCAKIKARGDSCTVVQP